From Hermetia illucens chromosome 6, iHerIll2.2.curated.20191125, whole genome shotgun sequence, one genomic window encodes:
- the LOC119659036 gene encoding structure-specific endonuclease subunit SLX4: MNGKPKFSKLRLPASKRNKNGSTSQISQFFSNSHQIESSTFNDDSKDCSDLDPNSNSSVDRGDHKFISMPDPDPADSPSDSHVKPSFSSFEALNPAKLRRLDHDKSGNRNTIKEFFTSQANESDFESTQKVVKKATTLKSTKQRTRSNTSKKQPKIKNALFKREQMLSSFIVEQSKAEDVDPNEMQMALALSRSEVETCRIENEDSNGSSNSAEVIREKLQEFGYRVAQSNKGKSFFVAPKARGKWANKFTSLTLRDPEHQQRKVNEKVERFLNSQYTTIGSGENTSKGQFAISSSLLSDMKSDKVAISLYHGDYEHSEITKFYVSNICEPSGNKIGNLLKNFRAIPGRDLSPRKKDLAGKSGTEVVNQAKNQSGCEENKNCDISEKLDESPIESNSESNRENNNQNIELDPPLVEPNRNCGREKSDQNFFREASPDLFLDEEDEVCVESTSVEQSTDPKEVCYKEAVVEKQDSKNSNSVPSADERIQPTVTESNQCPEIVSLSSESNSNDIMTCEKFSSDEVRTVDRSGIWNQDLNYTLQNLREVENGNKVNISQDDFIDLTQVNIDPDKHTELSDQEGQLQVSVSLQQHQDDTEDNASCDSDKIIEASQENFIDLTQGDIDPDMISASDCEEPLPHSSQKSITFNDEENLSQNSTSSIIVLSDDEVNYSIKVAKGFDVSANTTDTSEGTNITMNEIDESSASSKRHSTDACDIYSVFSDMRYESLNGQLGNNEDNNESVQKCNNLSTNFCDDNSDALNYSLAHEIMSHSFQEEFEKLNPVAADGEQEVQLPRVTTEEIVCLDLTEPTPPDQDTITPHCSRYDGNASVNSSRNFGKTHSDSFLLPKNKTPSALKRFSSSKKFDEFINNDCYNDDNYFDEDEFDRLVNAEQQYAKRAHQPKDLNTLLTGAMKSPNDSFEEITIDDKIYLVKTQNMKPKPDYQRMDSPTRLKELYKFGLKPLKRKQAIVMLEYIYNQTHPYLVEDNEDDEIEINVHGSDEEDSNKHDVDDFEGLGTQVALEKLNKYNLKDCNGACLVAEDGLRPETDNEEYIFQTNVRSKICTALLPFHIAWFNLVKSSQKLREAILYYEPIDLQEIYIFFKSIGYRYDPKDLKRFFDGRSIIFQYDLKKEVANRHIRKPRRKNR, translated from the exons ATGAAcggaaaaccaaaattttcGAAACTTCGTCTTCCTGCTTCCAAGAG AAATAAAAACGGTTCTACGTCACAAATATCACAATTTTTCTCAAATTCGCATCAAATCGAAAGTTCTACATTTAATGATGATTCCAAAGACTGTTCTGACCTAGACCCAAATTCAAATAGCTCCGTGGATCGAGGTGATCACAAATTTATATCGATGCCTGATCCTGATCCAGCTGATTCTCCATCCGATTCGCACGTAAAGCCATCGTTCTCATCATTTGAGGCTCTCAACCCTGCAAAGTTACGACGCTTAGATCATGATAAGTCTGGAAATCGCAATACAATCAAAGAATTTTTCACAAGTCAGGCAAACGAAAGTGATTTTGAGAGTACCCAAAAAGTGGTTAAGAAGGCAACTACTTTGAAGTCAACAAAACAACGAACTAGATCAAATACTTCGAAAAAGCAACCAAAGATCAAGAATGCCCTCTTTAAGAGGGAACAAATGTTGTCGAGCTTTATTGTTGAACAAAGCAAAGCAGAGGATGTTGATCCAAATGAAATGCAAATGGCACTAGCTTTGTCTAGATCCGAAGTTGAAACTTGTAGAATAGAAAATGAGGATAGCAACGGAAGTTCGAATAGTGCAGAGGTGATTCGAGAAAAGCTCCAGGAGTTCGGATATCGAGTAGCGCAATCGAATAAAG GTAAATCATTTTTCGTAGCGCCCAAAGCCCGTGGGAAATGGGCAAACAAGTTTACGTCGTTGACTTTACGAGATCCTGAACATCAGCAAAGGAAGGTTAACGAGAAAGTAGAACGTTTCCTTAATTCTCAATACACAACAATTGGTAGCGGCGAAAATACATCCAAAGGGCAGTTTGCAATTTCTAGTAGTTTATTATCTGATATGAAATCAGACAAAGTGGCAATATCCCTCTATCATGGGGATTATGAACATAGCGAGATAACAAAGTTCTATGTATCCAATATCTGTGAACCAAGTGGGAATAAAATCGGCAATTTGTTGAAGAATTTTCGAGCTATTCCCGGTCGAGATCTTTCACCAAGAAAGAAAGATTTAGCCGGAAAAAGTGGGACTGAAGTTGTAAATCAAGCCAAAAACCAGTCGGGTTGTGAAGAGAACAAAAATTGTGATATTTCCGAAAAATTGGATGAGTCTCCAATTGAATCAAATAGCGAAAGCAATCGTGAAAACAACAACCAAAACATAGAGCTGGATCCGCCCCTAGTCGAGCCGAATAGAAATTGTGGTCGCGAAAAGAGCGATCAAAACTTTTTCCGGGAAGCATCACCCGATCTCTTCCTAGATGAAGAAG ATGAGGTTTGTGTGGAATCAACATCTGTGGAACAATCAACAGATCCCAAGGAAGTGTGTTATAAGGAAGCAGTTGTCGAGAAGCAGGATagcaaaaattcaaattctgTGCCTAGTGCGGATGAGAGAATTCAACCAACTGTAACTGAAAGCAATCAGTGTCCGGAAATCGTATCTCTTTCGAGTGAGAGTAATAGCAATGATATCATGACCTGTGAGAAATTTTCAAGTGACGAAG TGAGGACTGTTGATCGGTCAGGCATTTGGAACCAGGATTTAAATT ATACCCTACAAAACCTTAGAGAAGTGGAAAACGGCAACAAGGTTAACATATCACAAGATGATTTCATTGACTTAACGCAAGTAAATATTGATCCAGACAAACACACAGAATTGTCTGATCAAGAGGGACAGCTACAAGTAAGTGTTAGCTTACAACAACACCAAGATGATACCGAAGATAATGCATCGTGCGATTCAGACAAAATTATCGAAGCAAGCCAGGAGAACTTTATCGATCTCACGCAAGGTGATATTGACCCAGACATGATATCAGCGTCTGATTGCGAAGAACCATTGCcgcattcttcacaaaaaagcaTAACTTTCAATGACGAGGAAAACCTTTCCCAAAACAGCACGTCTAGTATAATTGTTTTATCAGATGATGAAGTGAATTATTCGATAAAAGTAGCCAAAGGGTTCGATGTAAGTGCAAATACTACAGACACTTCTGAAGGCACAAATATTACAATGAATGAAATAGATGAATCCAGTGCATCTAGTAAACGCCATTCAACTGATGCATGTGATATTTATAGTGTTTTTTCTGATATGAGATATGAAAGTCTTAAtgggcagctcggaaataatGAGGATAATAATGAAAGTGTCCAAAAGTGCAATAACCTATCAACAAATTTTTGTGATGACAATTCAGATGCTTTGAACTATTCTTTAGCACATGAAATAATGTCTCATTCGTTCCAAGAAGAATTTGAGAAGTTAAATCCAGTCGCTGCGGATGGCGAACAGGAAGTACAGCTCCCTCGTGTAACAACTGAAGAAATAGTATGTTTGGATCTAACCGAGCCAACCCCTCCAGACCAAGATACTATCACACCACATTGCAGCAGATATGATGGAAACGCAAGCGTTAATTCGTCTAGAAACTTTGGCAAAACGCATTCGGACTCGTTTCTTCTCCCTAAAAACAAAACCCCTTCTGCATTGAAACGGTTTTCAAGTAGTAAAAAGTTTGACGAATTCATAAATAATGACTGCTACAATGATGACAATTATTTTGATGAAGATGAGTTCGATAGGTTAGTGAATGCAGAACAACAATACGCTAAAAGAGCACATCAACCAAAAGATTTAAACACACTTTTAACTGGTGCTATGAAAAGTCCTAATGATTCCTTCGAAGAAATCACCATTGATGATAAGATATACCTGGTTAAAACGCAAAACATGAAGCCTAAACCAGACTATCAAAGAATGGACTCACCAACAAGATTGAAGGAGTTGTACAAATTTGgtttgaaaccgttgaagagGAAGCAAGCTATTGTTATGTTGGAATATATTTACAATCAGACGCATCCTTATCTTGTCGAGGATAATGAAGATGATGAGAtcgaaattaatgtccatggtTCCGATGAGGAAGATTCAAATaagcatgatgttgatgattttGAAGGATTAGGAACACAAGTTGCCTTAGAAAAGttgaataaatataatttaaaagaCTGTAATGGGGCATGCTTAGTTGCTGAAGATGGGCTCCGACCAGAAACTGATAACGAGGAGTAcatctttcaaacaaatgtcagatCAAAG ATTTGTACAGCCCTTCTACCGTTTCACATTGCATGGTTCAATTTAGTAAAGTCAAGTCAAAAACTACGCGAAGCTATTTTATATTACGAACCCATTGATTTACaagaaatttatatattttttaaaagtatAGGATATCGTTACGATCCAAAG GATTTAAAACGATTTTTTGATGGTCgcagtattatttttcaataCGATCTCAAAAAGGAAGTTGCAAATCGACATATTCGAAAACCACGCAGGAAAAATCGGTAA